GCGTGTCCGCTCCGGAGCTTGCGCCGTAGTGTAGCACGGTTTCGATCCGGTCCAGCCAGGCGGGCGCGGGCTGAGTAAAAAGGTCGCGCAGCAGCAGCAGCGTAGGCTCGCGCGCCAGGCCGTCCGCAGCCCAGTGCAGCAAGGCACGACCGAGCCGGGTTGTGTAGGCGCTTCGGGCAAGCTCGCGGAGCGCCTGAGCCTGCGGATGCCGCGCGTAGTGCAGCGTCAGCAGCAGCCCGACGAGCAGATCGTCGCCTGCCGGAGTCGCGCCGGGGCCAAGGCCGATCAGGCTGCGCGCCGCATCAGGAGCGGGCAGCGCGGCGATCGACGGCCCAGCCTGTGCGGCCAGCGCGCGCTGCATCGGCGATGTCGGCGCTTTGCCAAGCACGATCGGCAGCAGCCCATGCTCGATCGGATAGCGCTCCAGGGCCGTCGCCAGCGCCGCAGCATTGTCGATCGTCGGCGGGGCGGAAGGGGCGGAGTCGGCGGCAGACCAGCGCCGCGCCTTGCTCCAATCGAGCGACGGCCCTGCCGCGAAGCGCAGGCCATGATCGAGCGGCGTGAAGCGCGTGCCGACCGGCCACGGACGCGGCGCGACGAGCACCGCGTTCGGGCCGTTGCCCAGCTCCGGCGCGGCAAGCGTGATCAGCGTGCCCGCCTCGGTTTCGAGTGTGCAGGTGCGGCGGTGTGTCGCGATCACCCTGCCGGGATCTCGTGCCGCATCCAGCCGCGCATCGATCGACACCGCACGCACGGTCCCTACCGACATTATTGCCGCCCGGATCAGTCGGCAGCATCGCGCGCCGCAGCACACGCCGCTTCGTAGTCCGGCTCGCGCATCTGGTCCACGACATAATCGGCGTACACAATCCGATTCTCGCGGTCGATCACGAAGACAGCCCGTTGCAGCAGCCGCCACTCCTTGATCAGCACGCCGTAGTCCTGCCCGAACTTCTCGCTCTTGTGCGCCGAAAGCGACTGATGGTTGACGTTCTCGGCGATGTGCCAGCGGGCCTGCGCGAACGGCAGATCCATGCTGATCGTATAGACGACCACATCGGCGGGCAGATTGGCACGCAGCTCTTCCCAGCGGCGCGTTTCGACATGGCAGACCGGCGTGTCAAGCGAGTTGACCACGTTGAGCAGCCGGACCTTTCCCGGCGAGTCCGAGAGGCGCACGCTCTGCATCACCCCATCCTGAGGATCGAAGCGCTCCAGCGTGAAGTCGGGCGCGGTATCGCCGGGCTTGAGCTTGCTGCCGACGACCGTCAGGTGCTCGTTGAGTTCAAACGCGGCGTTGGTTCGCTCCTCCATGACCATCCTCCTTGATTGGCGCGCTGTTAATCAGGTTCATTGGCCTCGTACGCTCAGATCGGCGGCTGCCGCTCATGCCACTCCGTCGCCTGCTCGAAGGCCGCGCCCGCTCGCAGCACCGCAGCCTCGGCCCACGCCCGCCCGACGATCTGCAAGCCGATCGGCAGATTGTCGCCGGTGAAGCCGCACGGCAGCGAGAGCGCGGGCACGCCCGCCAGGTTGAATGGCGCGGTAAAGCTCACCAGCGAAGGCCGCGTCGATTTAGCCTCCTCCGACTCGTGAATCAACGGCGCAGCGACCGGCGTCGTCGGCGTCAGCAGGATCTCGTAGTCGGCAAAGAGACGCTCGATCTCCCGGCGAAACGTGGCCTGCATCCGCCGCGCAAGCGCATACTCGACCGCCGTGAGCTTCGCGCCGCTCTGGAGCGCCTCAAGCACATCCGCGCCGAAGTCGTCGGGCTGCTCCTGCAAGCGCTCCCGATGGTAGGCCGCTGCGTCGCCCACGATCATGTTGAGCGTCGACCGGGTGGCGGCCTGCGCCTCCGGCAGCGCGATCTCGCGTACCTGCGCGCCAAGCTGCTCGAAGACCTGAGCCGCGCGCCGTACCGCCTGGGCCACAGCGGGATCGACGGGCTTTGAGGCCGAGGTAAAGCCATCCAGCGCCAGCGCCACGCGCCAGCCCCGGACGCCCGCCTCAAGCCGCGCCGTGTAGTCCTCGGCGGGCATATCGAGCGAAGCCGGATCGCCGGGATCGTCACCCGCGAGCGTCTGGAGCAGCAGCGCCACGTCACGCACCCGCCGCCCCATCGGCCCGGCGTGGTCCAGGTTCCAGCTTAGCGGCAGCCCGCCGCGCATGCTGACGCGCCCAAAGGTTGGCTTGAGGCCGACCACGCCGCAGAAGGAGGCGGGAATGCGGATCGAGCCGCCGGTATCGCTGCCGAGCGCGCCCAGGCAGAGCCGCGCGCTCAGCGCCGCGCCCGATCCGCCCGACGAGCCGCCCGCGATATGCTCGCGGCTCCACGGATTGCGGCAGGTA
This sequence is a window from Herpetosiphonaceae bacterium. Protein-coding genes within it:
- a CDS encoding DUF2877 domain-containing protein; the encoded protein is MSVGTVRAVSIDARLDAARDPGRVIATHRRTCTLETEAGTLITLAAPELGNGPNAVLVAPRPWPVGTRFTPLDHGLRFAAGPSLDWSKARRWSAADSAPSAPPTIDNAAALATALERYPIEHGLLPIVLGKAPTSPMQRALAAQAGPSIAALPAPDAARSLIGLGPGATPAGDDLLVGLLLTLHYARHPQAQALRELARSAYTTRLGRALLHWAADGLAREPTLLLLRDLFTQPAPAWLDRIETVLHYGASSGADTLAGIMIGLRLVGMGEAGSEHGGVGCPPSIFSFPRGFVRNTQG
- the tpx gene encoding thiol peroxidase, producing the protein MEERTNAAFELNEHLTVVGSKLKPGDTAPDFTLERFDPQDGVMQSVRLSDSPGKVRLLNVVNSLDTPVCHVETRRWEELRANLPADVVVYTISMDLPFAQARWHIAENVNHQSLSAHKSEKFGQDYGVLIKEWRLLQRAVFVIDRENRIVYADYVVDQMREPDYEAACAAARDAAD
- a CDS encoding amidase, coding for MDLTALTLKQAADLIARRAVSPVELTEAHLDRIARLDPQVHSFITVTGEAALEQARQAQAEIGRGAYRGPLHGLPLAIKDLFETRGVRTTAGSKHLAAYISTADSAVVERLRAAGAILLGKLNMHEWAMSVTSINPHWGTCRNPWSREHIAGGSSGGSGAALSARLCLGALGSDTGGSIRIPASFCGVVGLKPTFGRVSMRGGLPLSWNLDHAGPMGRRVRDVALLLQTLAGDDPGDPASLDMPAEDYTARLEAGVRGWRVALALDGFTSASKPVDPAVAQAVRRAAQVFEQLGAQVREIALPEAQAATRSTLNMIVGDAAAYHRERLQEQPDDFGADVLEALQSGAKLTAVEYALARRMQATFRREIERLFADYEILLTPTTPVAAPLIHESEEAKSTRPSLVSFTAPFNLAGVPALSLPCGFTGDNLPIGLQIVGRAWAEAAVLRAGAAFEQATEWHERQPPI